The nucleotide sequence CGCTCCTCTTGGGTAAACTGATGGTGGGACGCCATAGGTGGTTAGGTTAATGGTAAATGAGTGTTTCTCATTATACCTAACCCTAGGCGTCTTTTTGCATTTTATGCACTTGCGGTTAGAATACACCACATTTAAGTTGACATATATTATATTCGTACTATACTATATCTGATATATTAACTCAGATTTAATTACATATGATGTTTTCTACACGCTCTGAATATGCATTGCGGGCGGTAATTGAGCTTGCGAGGCACTGGAAAGAAAATAACGCCGTATCGGTGCATACTATCGCTGAAACAACCGGCATACCCTATCAATATCTTGAGCAGCTCATTCATCCGCTCCGTAAGGCGCATATTGTCACAGCGCAGAGGGGAGTGAAAGGCGGCTACCGGCTTGCGCGCAATCCGCGCGAGCTTACCGTGCAAGACATACTCCATTGCATGGAATATGATTTTGCGCCGTTTCGGTGTCCCGTGGTGGGCGATTTTAAATGCGCCCGTAACGTGAATTGCACCGCGAAAAAGGTATGGGGCGAGATTGCGCAATCTATTTCCAAAACAACTAAAGCGATCACCATTGCCGCATTATTGTAATTGTATCGGAATTTCAATCTTTTTTACTAAGGAGACCTCCCCTCACGTGTCCCCTCCTTAGTAAGGAGGGGATGGGGTGGTTTCCGTAATTTACAAATAATCTATGAACAAGATATTAGCAATACAAGATTTGCATGTGAGCGTCGATGAGAAAAAAATACTCAAAGGAGTAAATCTTATTATCCATCCTGGCGACATACATGCGCTCATGGGCCCTAATGGCAGCGGCAAGTCTACCCTCGCAAACGCGCTCATGGGACATCCACAGTACCATATCACGCAAGGAAATATTTCGTTAAATGGAGAGGATATTACGCATGCAGCTCCTGAAGTACGCGCCCGGAAAGGACTTTTTATAGCGTTCCAGCACCCGCGGGAGATTGCGGGGCTTCCCCTAGCGCATTTTCTGCGCGAAGCATATATTTCCCGTTTTGGTGAAAAAATATCCGTTGCAAAATTTCGAGAATTGCTCCGCTCTCTCATGAAAGAGCTGGCAATTGATGATAAATTTATTGACCGTCCTTTGAATGATGGGTTTTCCGGCGGTGAAAAGAAAAAAGCGGAAATTCTTCAAATGATCATCCTCCGCCCTTTGTATGCGTTTTTGGATGAAACAGATTCAGGGCTCGATATTGACGCACTTAAAATAGTCACGTCAAGTATCAAACATTTTTTTGGCGATGAGACCGCAATTATGATCATTACCCATTATCAGAGGATACTCAAATTCATAGAGCCACATTTTGTGCACATCATGATAAAGGGGGAAATCGTGAAATCAGGCGGCAAGGAACTCGCGCATGAATTAGAACAAACAGGTTTTAAGCATTTAGACCCATGACTTCTCGCACTTTCGTGAATGATAATTATCGTTACGGTTTTTCAATGCCGGAGCGCTACGTATTCAAAACAAGGAAAGGCATTGGGCAGGACGTGGTGGAACAGATATCTCTCCAAAAAAAGGAGCCTGTATGGATGAGAGAGTATCGGCTGAAAAGTTTCGCCTATTTTCAAAACCGTCCGCTTCCCACCTGGGGCGCCTCCCTTGAAGGAATTGATTTTAACGCGCTTTATTACTACATTAAGCCTGTTGATGCAAAGGCGCGCACGTGGGAAGATTTGCCTGAAGAAATCAAGAAAACGTATG is from Patescibacteria group bacterium and encodes:
- a CDS encoding Rrf2 family transcriptional regulator is translated as MMFSTRSEYALRAVIELARHWKENNAVSVHTIAETTGIPYQYLEQLIHPLRKAHIVTAQRGVKGGYRLARNPRELTVQDILHCMEYDFAPFRCPVVGDFKCARNVNCTAKKVWGEIAQSISKTTKAITIAALL
- the sufC gene encoding Fe-S cluster assembly ATPase SufC; translation: MNKILAIQDLHVSVDEKKILKGVNLIIHPGDIHALMGPNGSGKSTLANALMGHPQYHITQGNISLNGEDITHAAPEVRARKGLFIAFQHPREIAGLPLAHFLREAYISRFGEKISVAKFRELLRSLMKELAIDDKFIDRPLNDGFSGGEKKKAEILQMIILRPLYAFLDETDSGLDIDALKIVTSSIKHFFGDETAIMIITHYQRILKFIEPHFVHIMIKGEIVKSGGKELAHELEQTGFKHLDP